One segment of Bradyrhizobium sp. CB2312 DNA contains the following:
- a CDS encoding fasciclin domain-containing protein: protein MSKRIAYLAAAAFSALAITATVVAPVRAEEKTVMVGGAAMFPSKNIVQNAVNSKDHTTLVAAVKAAGLVQTLESKGPFTVFAPTNAAFGKLPAGTVDNLVKPENKATLTKILTYHVVPGKLEASDLTDGKKLKTAEGEELTVKKMDGKVWIVDAKGGTSMVTISNVNQSNGVIHVVDTVLMPAT from the coding sequence ATGTCGAAGCGTATTGCCTATCTCGCTGCTGCCGCCTTCAGCGCTCTGGCCATCACCGCGACCGTCGTCGCGCCTGTGCGTGCCGAGGAGAAGACCGTCATGGTCGGCGGTGCCGCGATGTTCCCGTCCAAGAACATCGTCCAGAACGCGGTCAACTCGAAGGACCACACCACGCTGGTCGCGGCCGTGAAGGCTGCCGGTCTCGTGCAGACGCTGGAAAGCAAGGGCCCGTTCACGGTGTTCGCGCCGACCAACGCCGCCTTCGGCAAGCTGCCGGCCGGCACCGTCGACAATCTGGTCAAGCCCGAGAACAAGGCGACGCTGACCAAGATCCTCACCTACCATGTCGTGCCCGGCAAGCTCGAAGCCTCCGATCTCACCGACGGCAAGAAGCTGAAGACCGCCGAGGGCGAGGAGCTCACGGTGAAGAAGATGGACGGCAAGGTCTGGATCGTCGATGCCAAGGGCGGCACCTCGATGGTGACGATCTCCAACGTCAACCAGTCCAACGGCGTCATCCATGTGGTCGACACCGTGCTGATGCCGGCGACATAA
- a CDS encoding molybdopterin-binding protein: protein MAKRSFLIPGVDKRLLIKDSIKAMPDFTRRRFIAGGASLGALTLLTGCDVIDSSSAETMLAKVSKFNDAVQGFIFNPDALAPTFPESAITKPFPFNAYYDLDDAPDVDGKDWKLEVRGLVDNKKSWTLDELYKLPQVTQITRHICVEGWSAIGSWTGTPLRDFLKLIGADTRAKYVWFQCADKDGYNSPLDMRSALHPQTQMTFKYANEILPRAYGFPMKIRVPTKLGFKNPKYVVSMEVTNDYKGGYWEDQGYNSFSGS from the coding sequence ATGGCCAAGCGTTCATTCCTGATCCCCGGCGTCGACAAGCGGCTGCTGATCAAGGACTCCATCAAGGCGATGCCGGATTTTACCCGTCGCCGCTTCATCGCCGGCGGCGCCAGCCTGGGGGCGCTGACGCTGCTCACCGGCTGCGACGTGATCGACTCGTCCTCGGCTGAGACCATGCTGGCCAAGGTTTCGAAGTTCAACGATGCCGTGCAGGGCTTCATCTTCAATCCCGACGCGCTGGCACCGACCTTCCCGGAGAGCGCGATCACAAAGCCGTTCCCGTTCAACGCCTATTACGATCTCGACGACGCGCCCGATGTCGACGGCAAAGACTGGAAGCTCGAGGTGCGCGGCCTCGTCGACAACAAGAAGTCCTGGACGCTGGACGAGCTCTACAAGCTGCCGCAGGTGACGCAAATCACCCGTCACATCTGCGTCGAGGGCTGGAGCGCGATCGGCAGCTGGACCGGCACGCCCTTGCGCGATTTCCTCAAGCTGATCGGCGCCGACACGCGCGCGAAATATGTCTGGTTCCAGTGCGCCGACAAGGACGGCTACAACTCGCCGCTCGACATGCGCAGCGCGCTGCATCCGCAGACCCAGATGACGTTCAAATACGCGAACGAGATTCTGCCGCGCGCCTATGGTTTCCCGATGAAGATCCGCGTGCCGACGAAGCTCGGCTTCAAGAACCCGAAATACGTGGTCTCGATGGAAGTCACCAACGACTACAAGGGCGGCTATTGGGAAGACCAGGGGTATAATTCGTTCAGTGGGAGCTAG
- a CDS encoding cytochrome b/b6 domain-containing protein has translation MSSLTVSGEQVSATPAKVIQPAWVRVMHWINALAMILMILSGWQIYNASPLFGFSFPREYTLGGWLGGGLLWHFAAMWLLMTNGLAYLVTGFATGRFRKKLLPITPSGVLHDVRAALTFKLGHDDLTVYNYVQRLLYAGIIVVGVLIVLSGLGMWKPVQFYYLVMLFGDYPTARYVHFFCMAAICAFLVIHVLLALLVPKSLRAMIIGR, from the coding sequence ATGTCGAGCCTCACAGTCTCAGGCGAGCAGGTCAGCGCCACCCCGGCCAAGGTGATCCAGCCGGCCTGGGTTCGCGTCATGCACTGGATCAATGCACTGGCCATGATCCTGATGATCCTGTCGGGCTGGCAGATCTACAACGCTTCGCCGCTGTTCGGCTTCAGTTTTCCGCGCGAGTACACGCTGGGCGGCTGGCTCGGCGGCGGCCTGCTCTGGCATTTTGCGGCGATGTGGCTGTTGATGACCAACGGCCTTGCCTATCTCGTCACCGGCTTTGCCACCGGCCGCTTCCGGAAGAAGCTGCTGCCGATCACGCCGTCGGGCGTGCTTCACGACGTCAGGGCCGCGCTGACCTTCAAGCTCGGTCATGACGACCTCACCGTCTACAATTACGTGCAGCGCCTGCTCTATGCCGGCATCATCGTGGTCGGCGTGCTGATCGTGCTCTCCGGCCTCGGAATGTGGAAGCCGGTTCAGTTCTATTACCTGGTGATGCTGTTCGGCGATTATCCGACCGCGCGCTACGTGCATTTCTTCTGCATGGCCGCGATCTGCGCCTTCCTCGTCATTCACGTTTTGCTCGCGCTGCTGGTGCCGAAGAGTCTGCGCGCGATGATTATCGGGCGATAA